The following coding sequences lie in one Falco naumanni isolate bFalNau1 chromosome 18, bFalNau1.pat, whole genome shotgun sequence genomic window:
- the PNMT gene encoding phenylethanolamine N-methyltransferase has protein sequence MSSLAALREGYERFDPRAYLENNYLPPRADFSSEEFVVPWKLRCLAETFASGEIRGRTLIDVGSGPTIYQLLSACDHFEEIVATDYLAVNREELGRWVRGDPSAFDWSPFIQHVCRIEGRGEPWQEKQRRLRGRLRRIVPIDVHRPEPLGAPLQPPADALLSAFCLEAVSPDGAAFTRALRHVGSLLRPGGHVVLLGALGETFYLAGAARLPVVPLAEADVRAALAAAGFALRDFRSYAMPPALRTGVDDVDGVFFVHAQKPEA, from the exons ATGAGCAGCCTGGCCGCCCTCCGGGAGGGCTACGAGCGCTTCGACCCCCGCGCCTACCTGGAGAACAACTACCTGCCCCCCCGCGCCGACTTCTCCTCCGAGGAGTTCGTGGTGCCCTGGAAGCTGCGATGCCTGGCCGAGACCTTCGCCAGCG gtgaGATCCGTGGGCGCACGCTGATCGACGTGGGCTCGGGTCCCACCATCTACCAGCTGCTCAGCGCCTGCGACCACTTTGAGGAGATCGTGGCCACCGACTACCTGGCGGTGAACCGGGAGGAGCTGGGGCGCTGGGTGCGGGGGGACCCCAGCGCCTTCGACTGGAGCCCCTTCATCCAGCACGTCTGCAGGATCGAGGGACGCGG ggagccctggcaggagaagcagcggcggctgcggggccggcTGCGGCGCATCGTGCCCATCGACGTGCACCGGCCGGAGCCGCTGGGCGCCCCGCTGCAGCCGCCGGCCGACGCGCTGCTCTCCGCCTTCTGCTTGGAGGCCGTCAGCCCCGACGGCGCCGCCTTCACGCGGGCCCTGCGGCACGTGGGCTCGCTGCTGCGCCCGGGGGGGCACGTCGTGCTGCTGGGGGCCCTGGGCGAGACCTTCTACCTGGCGGGGGCCGCTCGCCTGCCCGTGGTGCCGCTGGCCGAGGCCGACGTCCGCGCCGCGCTGGCCGCCGCCGGCTTCGCGCTCCGGGATTTCCGCTCCTACGCCATGCCGCCCGCGCTCCGCACCGGCGTCGACGACGTCGATGGCGTCTTCTTTGTCCACGCGCAGAAGCCGGAGGCCTGA
- the LOC121099006 gene encoding telethonin yields the protein MLGPSTVVRSGGLLSGARLGCHVQEEDVGRRETFSAEWLDLELSTRPEEGWCRREVDEQRRETLEHRGEVRVLEQRSPWGLLQFGCLGQPLTQHLLPYARTLPLPLFAPSDLRGAKAGVPRTLSRSLSHEAQRG from the exons ATGTTGGGGCCGAGCACGGTGGTCCGCAGCGGGGGGCTGCTCTCGGGCGCCCGCCTGGGCTGCCATGTGCAGGAGGAGGACGTGGGGCGTCGTGAGACGTTCAGCGCCGAGTGGCTGGACCTGGAGCTCAGCACCAGGCCTGAGGAGGG GTGGTGCCGGCGAGAGGTGGACGAGCAGCGCCGGGAGACGCTGGAGCATCGCGGGGAGGTTCGGGTGCTGGAGCAGCGCTcgccctgggggctgctgcagttcgggtgcctggggcagcccctgacccagcacctcctgccctaCGCCCgcaccctgcccctgcccctcttcGCCCCCTCGGACCTCCGCGGAGCCAAGGCGGGGGTCCCCCGCACCCTCTCCCGCTCCCTCTCGCACGAGGCCCAGCGGGGCTGA